TCCAGATACAGGCCGGTGCCACCGCATAAAATCGGTAGCTGACCACGGGCGGATATATCTTGAAACGCTCGCAGAAACAGACGCTGAAAGGTAAATACGCTGCACTCCTGCCCCGGTTCCAGAACATCAATCAGGTGGTACGGGACAGCGCCATATTCGTGCAGGTCTTTTCCGGTGCCGATATCCATCCGCCTGAAGACCTGGCGGGAATCAGCGGAAATAATCTCTCCGGACAGTTCCCGGGCCAACGAGACAGCAAGACGGGTCTTGCCGGAAGCGGTGGGGCCGAGGATGGTTAACAGGTTACAGGAGGATGATGGTTTCACAGGTAATCCTGACTACTTCTGCACATCCAGCAGTTCAACATCAAACAACAGGGTGGCATTGGGCGGTATCACGCCACCTGCACCTCGGGCGCCATAGCCCAGATTGGCAGGGATAACCAGTTTCCGCTTGCCGCCAACCTTCATGCCCATCACCCCTTCATCCCAGCCCTTGATGACCTGCCCGATGCCGATGATGAAGCTGAACGGCTGCCTGCGGTCCACCGAGCTGTCAAACCTGGTGCCGTTCTCCAGCGTACCGGTGTAGTGTACCTTAACCTGCCTGCCCCTGGTCGGTGAGGCCCCTTTACCCACCACAACATCAACATACCTGAGTCCTGAATCGGTCGTTGTCATCTTGTTCACCTTTGTTTCCGCAGCATGCACCGGCATTGCACAGAAAATTGCAAGTGCCACGACACTGCACATTTTGATCAGGTTACGCATCTGAACCGCCTTTCGATAGGTTGTCTGAACACCAGCCACTGCCGGGTTGTTTTAATAGGGCCGCAACTGTTCACCGGCGCCGATATGCCAGTGCAGGTGCTTGGATGACTGGTAGGTACCCAGGTTGGTATAGACCCGGCAGGCCCCGAAACGGGCCATAAAATCAGCGGCAATCAGCTTGGCCGTCCGCATCAGTTCCAGCAGCAGCTCATTGTCAGACTCTTCAAGGCTGATCAATGACTCAATATGCCTTTTCGGGAGCAA
Above is a window of Trichlorobacter lovleyi SZ DNA encoding:
- a CDS encoding FKBP-type peptidyl-prolyl cis-trans isomerase → MRNLIKMCSVVALAIFCAMPVHAAETKVNKMTTTDSGLRYVDVVVGKGASPTRGRQVKVHYTGTLENGTRFDSSVDRRQPFSFIIGIGQVIKGWDEGVMGMKVGGKRKLVIPANLGYGARGAGGVIPPNATLLFDVELLDVQK
- a CDS encoding HIT family protein, yielding MSDTICDFYCDKILKGLLEVPVYLQNDRVFAFYHTNPLWEHHVVLLPKRHIESLISLEESDNELLLELMRTAKLIAADFMARFGACRVYTNLGTYQSSKHLHWHIGAGEQLRPY